In one window of Rhinopithecus roxellana isolate Shanxi Qingling chromosome 15, ASM756505v1, whole genome shotgun sequence DNA:
- the CHRDL2 gene encoding chordin-like protein 2 isoform X3: protein MYQHGEIFSAHELFPSRLPNQCVLCSCTEGQIYCGLTTCPEPGCPTPLPLPDSCCQACKDEASEQSAEEDSVQSLRGVRHPQDPCSSDAGRKRGPGTPAPTGLSAPLSFIPRHFRPKGAGSTTVKIVLKEKHKKACVHGGKTYSHGEVWHPAFRAFGPLPCILCTCEDGRQDCQRVTCPTEYPCRHPEKVAGKCCKICPEDKADAGHSEISSTRCPKAPGRVLVHTSVSPSPDNLRRFALEHEASDLVEIYLWKLVKGIFHLTQIKKVRKQDFQKEAQRFQLLAGPHEGHWNVFLAQTPELKVTASPDKVTKTL, encoded by the exons ATGTACCAGCACGGAGAGATCTTCAGTGCCCATGAGCTGTTCCCCTCCCGCCTGCCCAACCAGTGTGTCCTCTGCAGCTGCACC GAGGGCCAGATCTACTGCGGCCTCACGACCTGCCCCGAACCAGGCTGCCCCACACCCCTCCCACTGCCAGACTCCTGCTGCCAAGCCTGCAAAG ATGAGGCAAGTGAGCAATCGGCTGAAGAGGACAGTGTGCAGTCGCTCCGCGGGGTG AGACATCCTCAGGATCCGTGTTCCAGTGATGCTGGGAGAAAGAGAGGCCCGGGCACCCCAGCCCCCACTGGCCTCAGTGCCCCTCTGAGCTTCATCCCTCGCCACTTCCGACCCAAGGGGGCAGGCAGCACGACCGTCAAGATTGTCCTGAAGGAGAAACATAAGAAAG CCTGCGTGCATGGCGGGAAGACGTACTCCCACGGGGAGGTATGGCACCCGGCCTTTCGTGCCTTCGGCCCCCTGCCCTGCATCCTATGCACCTGTGAGGATGGCCGCCAGGACTGCCAGCGTGTGACCTGTCCCACCGAGTACCCCTGTCGTCACCCCGAGAAAGTGGCTGGGAAATGCTGCAAGATTTGCCCAG AGGACAAGGCGGACGCTGGCCACAGTGAGATCAGTTCTACCAGGTGTCCCAAGGCACCAGGCCGGGTTCTCGTTCACACGTCGGTATCCCCAAGCCCAGACAACCTGCGTCGCTTTGCCCTGGAACACGAGGCCTCAGACCTGGTGGAGATCTACCTCTGGAAGCTGGTAAAAG GGATCTTCCACTTGACTCAGATCAAGAAAGTCAGGAAGCAAGACTTCCAGAAAGAGGCACAGCGCTTCCAGCTGCTCGCTGGCCCCCACGAAG GCCACTGGAACGTCTTCCTAGCCCAGACCCCGGAGCTGAAGGTCACGGCCAGTCCAGACAAAGTGACCAAGACATTATAA